Proteins from a genomic interval of Trichoderma breve strain T069 chromosome 2, whole genome shotgun sequence:
- a CDS encoding protein phosphatase 2C domain-containing protein, giving the protein MGQTLSEPVVEKTSEKGEDDRLLYGVSAMQGWRISMEDAHTAELNLTPPDNDTKTHPDRLSFFGVFDGHGGDKVALFAGENIHKIVFKQDSFKTGDYAQGLKDGFLATDRAILNDPKYEEEVSGCTACVSLIAGNKLYVANAGDSRGVLGIKGRAKPLSNDHKPQLETEKSRITAAGGFVDFGRVNGNLALSRAIGDFEFKKSAELSPENQIVTAFPDVEEHDLTEEDEFLVIACDGIWDCQSSQAVVEFVRRGIAAKQDLDKICENMMDNCLASNSETGGVGCDNMTMVIIGFLHGKTKEQWYDEIAKRVANGDGPCAPPEYAEFRGPGVHHNYEDSDSGYDVDAESGGKFNLAGSRGRIIFLGDGTEVLTGSDDTEMFDNADEDKDLASQVSKGSAKPDAKEEPEAKSESDSKPAVEAEKKQDEKAPEESKKD; this is encoded by the exons ATGGGCCAAACCCTCTCGGAGCCCGTTGTCGAAAAG ACTTCCGAAAAGGGCGAGGATGACCGACTCCTCTACGGCGTGTCGGCCATGCAAGGCTGGCGCATCAGCATGGAGGATGCCCACACGGCTGAGCTGAATCTAACCCCACCTGACAACGACACCAAGACGCACCCCGACAGACTGTCCTTTTTCGGAGTCTTCGACGGACATGGAGGAGACAAAGTCGCGTTATTCGCAGGCGAAAACATTCACAAAATTGTTTTTAAGCAAGATAGTTTCAAAACCGGTGATTATGCTCAGGGCCTCAAGGACGGTTTCCTTGCCACGGATCGGGCCATTCTCAACG ACCCCAAATACGAGGAGGAAGTCTCCGGTTGTACTGCCTGCGTTTCCTTGATTGCTGGAAACAAGCTATATGTC GCAAACGCTGGTGATTCTCGAGGTGTGCTCGGTATCAAGGGACGGGCTAAGCCCCTATCCAACGACCACAAGCCTCAGCTTGAAA CGGAGAAGAGCCGAATCACAGCCGCTGGCGGCTTTGTCGACTTTGGTCGTGTCAACGGCAACCTGGCACTGTCGCGTGCCATTGGCGACTTCGAGTTCAAGAAGAGCGCCGAGCTCTCTCCTGAAAACCAGATTGTTACCGCCTTCCCCGATGTCGAGGAGCATGACCTCACAGAAGAGGATGAGTTCCTGGTAATTGCTTGTGATG GTATCTGGGACTGCCAATCGTCCCAGGCCGTCGTCGAGTTCGTGCGACGAGGAATTGCTGCCAAGCAAGACCTTGACAAGATCTGCGAAAACATGATGGACAACTGCCTGGCGTCAAACTCCGAAACGGGCGGTGTCGGCTGCGACAACATGACCATGGTCATCATCGGTTTCTTGCACGGCAAGACCAAGGAGCAGTGGTATGACGAGATTGCCAAGAGAGTGGCCAACGGAGATGGCCCTTGTGCCCCCCCGGAATATG CCGAGTTCCGCGGTCCCGGAGTCCATCACAACTACGAAGATAGCGACAGTGGTTACGACGTCGACGCCGAGAGCGGCGGCAAGTTCAACCTCGCCGGATCCCGTGGTCGCATCATCTTCCTGGGTGACGGCACAGAAGTCCTGACCGGCTCTGACGATACGGAGATGTTTGATAATGctgacgaggacaaggacctTGCGAGCCAGGTGTCCAAGGGCTCCGCCAAGCCCGATGCCAAGGAAGAGCCAGAGGCCAAGTCAGAGTCAGATTCCAAGCCTGCGGTtgaggcggagaagaagcaagacgAAAAGGCACCTGAGGAGAGTAAGAAGGATTAG
- a CDS encoding tetratricopeptide repeat domain-containing protein, protein MTSRRDFLSQPAPENYVAGLGRGATGFTTRSDLGPARDGPSEDQIKEALAKRAAQLGLVPEGKKGKEKEEEEDEERYQDPDNEVGLFAGGVYDKDDEEADKIWEWVDERMDRRKRQREAREQAEREEYERNNPKIQQQFSDLKRALATVSDDDWANLPEVGDLTGKNRRSKQALRQRFYAVPDSVLAAAGASGDMGTTVVDDGAATSTTDASDGTMTNFAKIGAARDRVLKSRLEQASQTAGGDSVIGSSSSIDAQGYITSLNKMQVNESQAQVGDINRVRELLQSVVKTNPNNALGWIAAARLEELAGKIVAARKTIDQGCTRCPKSEDAWLENIRLNIDSPNAKIIARRAIEANNRSVRLWVEAMRMETIPNNKKRVIRQALDHIPESEALWKEAVNLEDDPEDAKLMLAKATELIPLSVDLWLALARLESPENAQKVLNKARKAVPTSYEIWIAAARLQEQLGQGQKSAVMKRAVQVLAKESAMPKREEWIGEAEKCEEEGAIITCQNIIQETLGWGLDEDDDRKDTWAEDAKASINRGKYETARAIYAYALRVFINSRTMWMAAADLERNHGTRESLWQVLEKAVEACPKSEDLWMMLAKEKWQSGDVDNARLVLKRAFNQNPNNEDIWLAAVKLESENGNEEQARKLLEIAREQAPTDRVWMKSVVFERVLGNVEMALDLVLQALQLFPAAAKLWMLKGQIYEDLGKTGQAREAYATGVKAVPRSVPLWLLYSRLEESAGLTVKARSVLDRARLAVPKNGELWCESEVPKSGLLWVEQIWHLEPRTQRKPRSLEAIKKVDSDPILFVAVARIFWADRKLEKAQSWFEKALVLDGDCGDSWAWYYRFLVQHGTDEKRADVVTKCVLNEPRHGEVWQAVAKNPKNAKKNAEEILKLVAAELEQ, encoded by the exons ATGACGTCCCGACGCGACTTTCTGAGCCAGCCGGCTCCGGAAAACTACGTCGCTGGTTTGGGTCGAGGTGCCACCGGTTTCACAACTCGATCCGATCTTGGACCTGCTCGTGACGGCCCCAGCGAGGATCAGATCAAGGAGGCGCTTGCGAAGCGCGCTGCACAGCTTGGTCTTGTGCCCGAGGGCAAAAAGggcaaggaaaaggaggaggaggaagacgaggagcGGTACCAGGACCCCGATAATGAAGTGGGACTGTTTGCTGGCGGAGTATAcgacaaagacgacgaggaggcggATAAGATTTGGGAATGGGTAGACGAGCGAATGGACCGGCGGAAACGGCAGCGAGAGGCTCGTGAACAAGCCGAACGAGAAGAATACGAGAGGAACAATCCCAAGATCCAGCAGCAATTTTCAGATCTGAAGCGCGCTCTGGCCACGGTCTCGGACGATGACTGGGCTAACCTGCCCGAGGTGGGAGACTTGACTGGCAAGAACAGGCGCAGCAAGCAGGCCTTACGACAACGATTTTATGCGGTGCCGGACAGTGTACTTGCGGCTGCGGGGGCCTCTGGAGACATGGGCACAACGGTCGTTGATGACGGCGCAGCGACAAGCACGACAGACGCATCCGATGGCACAATGACCAATTTTGCTAAGATTGGTGCCGCCCGTGACAGAGTGTTGAAGTCAAGGCTGGAACAGGCGTCACAAACGGCCGGTGGCGACTCTGTCATTGGAAGCTCGTCTAGTATCGATGCGCAAGGATACATTACGAGCCTCAACAAGATGCAGGTGAACGAATCACAGGCGCAAGTCGGAGACATCAACCGAGTGCGAGAGCTGCTTCAATCGGTCGTCAAGACAAACCCGAACAATGCCCTGGGCTGGATCGCCGCGGCTCGTCTGGAAGAGCTGGCAGGCAAGATTGTTGCTGCGCGGAAAACGATTGATCAGGGATGTACCCGATGCCCCAAGAGCGAGGATGCATGGCTGGAGAATATCCGACTGAATATCGACTCACCAAACGCCAAAATTATCGCACGGCGAGCCATCGAGGCGAACAACCGCTCTGTCAGGCTTTGGGTTGAGGCGATGAGAATGGAGACCATACCCAACAACAAGAAACGAGTCATTCGACAAGCGCTGGACCACATCCCAGAATCAGAGGCACTGTGGAAAGAAGCCGTAAACCTGGAAGACGACCCTGAAGACGCAAAACTGATGCTGGCAAAGGCTACAGAGCTCATCCCGCTTTCCGTAGACTTGTGGCTTGCCTTGGCACGATTAGAATCCCCCGAGAATGCGCAAAAAGTTCTAAACAAGGCTCGAAAAGCCGTCCCTACGTCCTACGAGATTTGGATTGCAGCTGCTCGTCTGCaggagcagcttggccagggACAGAAGAGTGCGGTCATGAAGCGAGCCGTCCAAGTTTTGGCAAAGGAGTCAGCGATGCCGAAGCGTGAGGAATGGATTGGCGAGGCGGAGAAATGCGAGGAAGAAGGTGCCATTATCACTTGCCAGAACATCATTCAGGAGACACTAGGTTGGGggctggatgaagacgacgaccgTAAGGATACATGGGCAGAGGACGCCAAGGCGAGCATCAACAGAGGCAAATACGAAACAGCAAGGGCCATTTACGCCTACGCCCTGCGTGTGTTTATCAATAGCCGGACGATGTGGATGGCTGCGGCGGACCTCGAGCGGAATCACGGAACGCGCGAGTCCCTGTGGCAGGTCTTGGAGAAGGCAGTGGAGGCATGTCCTAAGAGCGAAGATttgtggatgatgctggccaaggagaagTGGCAGTCAGGAGACGTGGACAACGCCAGATTGGTGCTCAAGCGAGCGTTTAACCAGAACCCAAATAACGAGGATATCTGGCTGGCTGCCGTCAAGCTGGAGTCAGAGAATGGCAACGAAGAGCAGGCCCGGAAACTGCTTGAGATTGCACGGGAACAGGCGCCCACAGATCGTGtctggatgaagagcgtTGTGTTTGAGCGGGTCTTGGGCAATGTCGAAATGGCACTTGATCTCGTGCTCCAGGCATTACAGCTTTTCCCCGCAGCAGCCAAGCTATGGATGCTAAAGGGTCAAATCTACGAGGACCTGGGCAAAACTGGCCAAGCTCGAGAGGCATACGCCACGGGAGTCAAGGCGGTTCCCAGATCTGTCCCCTTGTGGCTTCTCTACTCCCGCTTGGAAGAAAGCGCCGGCCTGACTGTCAAAGCCCGTTCGGTTCTGGACCGAGCACGTCTGGCTGTGCCCAAAAACGGCGAGCTCTGGTGTGAGTCG GAAGTTCCCAAGAGCGGCCTCCTCTGGGTCGAGCAGATCTGGCATCTGGAGCCTCGCACACAGCGGAAGCCCCGCAGTCTCGAGGCTATCAAGAAGGTGGACAGCGATCCGATCCTCTTTGTGGCCGTCGCCCGCATCTTCTGGGCCGACCgcaagctggagaaggcgcAGAGCTGGTTCGAGAAGGCTCTTGTGCTGGATGGAGACTGTGGCGACAGCTGGGCTTGGTACTACAGATTCTTGGTGCAGCATGGCACGGATGAGAAGAGGGCGGATGTGGTGACTAAGTGTGTGCTCAACGAGCCGAGACACGGCGAGGTGTGGCAGGCTGTTGCTAAGAACCCGAAGAATGCGAAGAAGAATGCCGAGGAGATTCTGAAGCTCGTTGCGGCGGAGTTGGAGCAGTGA
- a CDS encoding lysine methyltransferase domain-containing protein encodes MDTRSSSPDLDPVAGITEDMVSLPTYKKAGDASIDFDGLLPQSIKLHEDVRTGCGGQTWPAGMVLGKHMLRYHRSKLETARILELGAGGGLVGLAVAAGCELQAPLILTDQDVMLELMKHNIQLNKLDGKATASILDWGEPLPEAVVACKPDVILAAECVYFEPAFPLLMQTLKDLFELNENAVVYFCFKKRRRADMQFVKAAKKAFVVEEIFDEDRPVFQRESLFLFTFRKRATGGTTSSKKNGTAANHADQIQIQS; translated from the exons ATGGACACTCGCAGTTCATCGCCAGACCTGGACCCCGTGGCGGGCATCACGGAGGACATGGTGTCGCTGCCCACATACAAAAAGGCGGGCGACGCAAGCATCGACTTCGACGGACTGCTGCCACAGTCGATCAAGCTCCACGAGGATGTGCGAACAGGCTGCGGAGGCCAGACGTGGCCTGCAGGCATGGTGCTGGGGAAGCACATGCTGCGCTATCACAGAAGCAAACTAGAGACTGCGCGAAT ACTGGAATTGGGCGCCGGCGGTGGACTGGTCGGATTGGCTGTGGCGGCTGGCTGCGAGCTCCAGGCGCCACTCATCTTAACCGACCAGGATGTgatgctggagctgatgaagcaTAACATTCAGCTGAACAAGCTCGATGGTAAGGCTACGGCCTCAATATTGGATTG GGGCGAGCCATTACCGGAAGCCGTCGTGGCGTGCAAACCGGATGTTATACTGGCGGCAGAGTGCGTCTACTTTGAGCCGGCCTTTCCGTTGCTGATGCAGACGCTCAAGGATCTGTTTGAGCTCAACGAAAACGCCGTGGTGTATTTTTGCTTcaagaagaggagacgaGCGGACATGCAGTTtgtcaaggccgccaagaaggCGTTTGTGGTCGAGGAGATTTTCGACGAGGACAGGCCAGTGTTTCAGCGAGAGTCACTCTTCCTTTTTACTTTTAGAAAGCGGGCGACAGGTGGCACCACCTCGAGCAAGAAAAACGGCACAGCAGCCAACCATGCTGACCAAATACAAATCCAAAGTTGA
- a CDS encoding vacuolar segregation subunit 7 domain-containing protein, whose protein sequence is MNRPPAAATDGEGATQAGPDMANHQPTPGAPESGTTSSTSANPSVSATASESATATATSTHSSASDSVTHSPMGSRDPSPTRHPRRATSTSGRINGARSRNNSQQAQSQSPSRQVQSTSTLGGPASGLRSLSATTTPTLVPVTANQDSQIHVQAPAPQKPALSSELRDTTKWPVSPRVRSPPLQLLRNGSTTPRLSEQDPPLINVQHPSPSPVLQDSSQYLATSESEAEDLHMASGLRSPGRGPLETVQEVSQPNAPTRFRRQQDSPFFEQAGEKFSYADNLSDVDGGRTLRARPMLPGHENGSDSRVDSRRTTSVPPPLLSRQSSAVMLSKQAKARPEGSTQTMTVETETVASIPQVALAVGPKPDGMNGTLRTKQSTETIKPPKKEKKRSRKQPVNSGNGSSKADIFEAKIANAVDEANTSDSEETFVYDSNPPDVGDRVSRRFHSRTPSATSIVSQGDRPNMRAIYGITDSHGPAPKKSMKFSNTYVNGPINDGMLTGDEDGRGTGRSASGSGRGTVRQHHHIGRWGRQPGNGHASLFDNESPFQNTVRPKVANSRHSSGPPSPRNHPSMRGPLNSKRSVIHMSSSYDLDETTGADDEHTPLLENGRNRGRFRRGPHNLRQAESQSYSRRSSYLNRFAACLVLTMMFLLVITGAIGFMFATSQPLSDIEIVSIHNVVTSEQVLMFDVTVKAHNPNIVVVTIDHANLEIFAKSEYGGADSDWWDNPDGPKDNLVRPFDDPVNDPTTPGGEDETKPNILLGRITEFDSPLTFEGSLFHQGLSSSTGEMQLPYPGNGTAGGSKRWERIYQNEFDLIVKGVVKYTLPLSARIRSATVSGRTTVKPNSANNPPKKPNVTAMNFEA, encoded by the exons ATGAACAGGCCACCGGCTGCTGCGACTGACGGCGAGGGCGCCACACAGGCCGGGCCCGACATGGCGAATCATCAGCCCACACCTGGTGCGCCTGAGTCCGGTACGACGTCCAGCACCAGTGCCAATCCAAGTGTCAGTGCCACTGCCAGCGAAAGTGCCACTGCCACGGCGACGTCAACACACTCGTCCGCCAGCGACTCCGTCACCCATTCACCCATGGGCTCCCGAGACCCCTCCCCGACCCGTCATCCCCGGAGAGCAACATCAACGTCGGGCAGGATCAACGGCGCAAGATCACGGAATAACAGCCAGCAGGctcagagccagagcccgtCTCGCCAGGTCCAGTCAACATCAACCCTCGGCGGGCCTGCCTCCGGTCTTCGAAGCCTCTCCGCGACCACCACGCCTACCCTCGTGCCCGTGACCGCCAACCAAGACTCGCAGATCCACGTCCAGGCACCCGCACCGCAAAAGCCTGCACTGTCGTCCGAGTTGAGAGACACCACGAAATGGCCCGTGTCGCCCCGTGTacgctctcctcctctgcaACTGCTTAGAAACGGCAGCACCACGCCTCGCCTGAGCGAGCAGGATCCTCCTCTTATCAACGTACAGCACCCTAGCCCATCTCCCGTCCTGCAAGATTCATCTCAGTACCTGGCCACCAGCGAAAGCGAAGCCGAGGACCTACACATGGCGTCCGGTCTCCGATCACCGGGCCGCGGGCCTCTGGAAACCGTTCAGGAAGTCAGCCAGCCCAATGCCCCAACTCGCTTCCGCCGCCAGCAGGACTCTCCCTTCTTCGAACAGGCTGGGGAAAAGTTTTCATATGCCGACAATCTATCAGATGTAGATGGAGGCCGGACATTACGAGCCAGACCTATGCTTCCGGGTCATGAGAATGGCAGCGACAGCAGGGTCGATTCCAGGAGAACCACCTCTGTCCCTCCACCCCTCCTCTCGAGGCAGTCGAGTGCCGTTATGCTCTCCAAGCAAGCCAAAGCCAGACCTGAAGGCTCTACGCAGACTATGACGGTGGAGACCGAGACCGTAGCAAGCATTCCCCAGGTGGCCTTGGCCGTAGGCCCAAAGCCTGACGGCATGAATGGAACCCTGAGAACGAAGCAGAGCACAGAGACTATCAAGCCCCccaagaaggaaaagaagagatccCGCAAACAACCAGTAAATAGTGGAAATG GATCATCCAAGGCGGACATCTTCGAAGCCAAGATTGCCAACGCTGTCGATGAAGCTAACACCTCCGACTCGGAAGAAACATTTGTCTATGATTCTAACCCCCCAGACGTTGGCGATCGAGTCTCGCGCCGCTTCCACTCTCGCACACCTAGTGCAACATCCATAGTCAGCCAGGGCGACCGCCCCAACATGCGGGCCATATATGGTATCACGGACAGCCATGGCCCTGCACCTAAGAAGAGCATGAAGTTCTCCAATACTTACGTCAACGGTCCTATCAACGATGGCATGCTGACcggcgacgaggatggcAGGGGAACGGGCCGCAGTGCGAGCGGTTCTGGCCGAGGAACTGTTCGGCAGCATCACCACATAGGCCGCTGGGGTCGACAGCCGGGCAACGGCCATGCCTCCCTCTTTGACAATGAATCGCCTTTCCAGAACACGGTTAGGCCCAAGGTGGCCAACTCTCGTCACTCTTCTGGCCCCCCCAGTCCGAGAAATCACCCCTCCATGCGGGGACCCCTGAACTCCAAGCGCTCGGTGATACACATGTCATCAAGCTACGATTTGGACGAAACCACTGGTGCAGATGACGAGCATACGCCTCTCCTTGAAAACGGCCGCAACAGAGGACGATTCAGGCGTGGTCCGCACAACTTGCGGCAGGCCGAGTCACAATCGTACTCCAGGAGGTCGTCGTATCTCAACCGGTTTGCCGCCTGCCTGGTCCTTACCATGATGTTCCTCTTGGTCATTACGGGTGCCATTGGCTTCATGTTTGCGACTTCTCAACCCCTGAGCGACATTGAAATTGTTTCCATCCACAATGTCGTCACCAGCGAGCAGGTTCTCATGTTTGATGTCACCGTCAAGGCGCACAATCCGAACATTGTTGTTGTTACAATCGATCATGCGAACCTGGAGATTTTCGCCAAGTCGGAGTATGGGGGTGCCGATTCGGACTGGTGGGATAATCCCGATGGACCAAAGGACAACTTGGTCCGTCCGTTTGACGACCCTGTTAATGATCCAACTACTCCTGGAGGCGAGGATGAGACAAAGCCGAATATACTCCTTGGACGTATAACCGAATTCGACAGCCCCCTGACGTTTGAGGGATCACTATTCCATCAGGGCCTTTCCTCTTCTACCGGCGAAATGCAGTTGCCATACCCTGGGAATGGGACTGCGGGCGGCTCTAAGCGCTGGGAGCGAATTTACCAGAACGAGTTCGATCTCATTGTCAAGGGCGTGGTGAAATATACCCTTCCCCTGAGCGCACGCATTCGCAGCGCTACCGTCTCGGGACGAACGACAGTCAAACCGAATTCGGCCAACAACCCGCCCAAGAAACCCAACGTCACAGCGATGAATTTCGAGGCATAA
- a CDS encoding ribosomal RNA adenine dimethylase domain-containing protein, with product MAKADRSKRNNASSGPYEKPSGGSSSKTNNVFKFNTNFGQHILKNPGVSDAIVEKAFLKPTDTVLEVGPGTGNLTVRILERAKKCICVELDPRMAAEVTKRVQGKPEQRKLEVLLGDVIKTELPAFDVCISNTPYQISSPLVFKLLSLPNPPRCSVLMFQREFALRLTARPGDALYCRLSVNAQFWAKITHIMKVGKNNFRPPPQVESSVVRIEPKMGKDRPNVSWDEWDGLLRVCFVRKNKTLRASWLGTKEVLAMVERNYRTWCAMNGVPIDESVVEGDAEEDDDNDMDMDEGANDAEDASMDVDDGDEDTPSFFKDLKAASANTPKTKSKRKKTKVAELVREKIRKVLEDVTELADKRAGKCDENDFLRLLFAFNEEGIHFS from the exons ATGGCAAAAGCCGACAGATCGAAGCGCAACAACGCTTCCAGCGGTCCCTACGAGAAGCCCAGCGGAGGAAGCTCATCAAAAACGAACAATGTCTTCAAGTTCAACACCAACTTTGGCCAGCACATTCTGAAGAATCCTGGTGTCTCAGACGCCATTGTCGAAAAGGCCTTCCTCAAGCCCACAGATACGGTCCTCGAAGTTGGTCCCGGTACCGGTAACTTGACGGTTCGCATTCTCGAGCGGGCCAAGAAATGCATCTGCGTCGAGTTGGATCCTAGAATGGCGGCCGAAGTGACCAAGCGAGTGCAGGGAAAGCCAGAGCAGCGGAAACTGGAGGTTCTGCTGGGAGACGTGATCAAGACGGAGCTGCCAGCCTTTGACGTGTGCATTTCAAACACTCCCTATCAG ATCTCGAGTCCCCTCGTTTTCAagctcctctctctgcccAACCCCCCTCGATGCTCCGTTCTCATGTTCCAGCGCGAATTCGCCCTCCGTCTGACAGCCCGCCCCGGCGATGCCCTCTACTGCCGTCTCTCCGTCAACGCCCAGTTCTGGGCCAAGATCACCCACATCATGAAGGTCGGCAAGAACAACTTCAGGCCCCCTCCCCAGGTCGAGTCCTCCGTCGTGCGCATCGAGCCCAAGATGGGCAAGGACCGGCCCAACGTCAGCTGGGACGAGTGGGACGGCCTGCTCCGTGTGTGCTTCGTCCGCAAGAACAAGACCCTCCGCGCTTCCTGGCTGGGCACGAAGGAGGTCCTCGCCATGGTTGAGCGCAACTACCGCACCTGGTGCGCCATGAACGGCGTGCCCATCGACGAGAGCGTTGTCGAGGGCGAcgcagaggaagacgacgacaacgatATGGACATGGACGAAGGTGCCAACGACGCTGAGGACGCTAGCATGGACGTtgacgacggcgacgaagatactcccagcttcttcaaggatcTCAAagccgccagcgccaacacccccaagaccaagagcaagcgcaagaagacAAAGGTCGCCGAGCTCGTCCGCGAGAAGATCCGCAAGGTCCTCGAGGACGTGACCGAGCTGGCCGACAAGCGAGCTGGAAAGTGTGACGAAAACGACTTTTTgcgtcttctttttgcctttaaCGAGGAGGGCATTCACTTTTcataa